A stretch of DNA from Vanrija pseudolonga chromosome 6, complete sequence:
GAGATGCATGGCATTGTGTGCGCGGTTGGGGGAGGTTGTCGGGGAAGGGGACGCGTGGTGAGGGGAGAGTTGTTTTGGACCGAGGCAGAACTGGGCTGCAACACGCGATGCGGTGGTTGTTGAGGCATTGAGAGTGCAGTTATGCTCTCACACGCCGTCTTCCcatctcctcgcgctcggcgcatGGAGCACCGCGCCACGCCAAGACGAGGACCCCGCAGCATTCTGGgctcgagcgtgagcggACGCCAGAGCACACCCAGCACACCCAGCAGCACAGCCGATTAATCGCTCAGCGCTCAATGCTCATGTTGCATCGGCACCACATGTACGCACCTCGGATTGTGCCCATCCGACTGCTGCCCAACCgcctcgtccgactcgcGTGCAGCATCAGGCGTAACTGtccccccgcgccgaggtggcgccggcgccgtagCTCTACCGCCGCCAATTGCCGGTCGAGCGGCAACGGCCCGATTTCCCGGGTACACGGCGTggggagggtggggtggggtcaACGCCGTGCGCTCCGTCCGTCGCGGCGATACAgcttgtgcttgcttgcATCTGCTTCCAACTGcacacccccccccccacacacacaccatgcccgcgccgctgttCACCGCTGAGAtcgcgctgcccgcgcaAACGACGCTCGGGGAGGGTAGgtcgcgtcgcggccgcgcgcgcgcgagtgaCGCTCACACGCCCAGGTATCTGCTGGGACCCGCGCACGCAGCTCGTGCACTgggtcgacattgacgagtCGGACATCCACTCGTGggtgttgtcgtcgctgggctgggctgacTCGCGCGCAGGTACGACCCCGTGACCAAGCTGCACGGCGTGGCGCACTACCCCGAGACCAAGTTCATCGGCACCATCTCCCCGCGCGGAGAAGCAGGCCCGGGGGTGAGTAACCCGCGCGCGTGCTagcgctgaccccagctcgtcgcggcgttcgACACGCGCGTGGTCATTGTCaacccgcccccgccgagcacAGCCGGCCTCGCCAGCCGCGTAGACGACAAggctgtcgccgagctcgcggcgccccTCCAGCCCGACCTGGTCGCCAAGGGCCTCGTGCGGTTcaacgacggcgcgagcgaccCCCGCGGACGGTTCGTCGTCGGGTCTTGTGCTGTTGATGAGCAGGGTAACGTTGGCGAGCTttggaggtgggtgtggcgcgGTCGGGGGGTTTGGGGAAGAGGGGGAAGAGGCAGCTGCTGACGAGGGCAGCATCGCCCCCGACGGCACGCAGAAGAAGATCCTCGACGGTATCGGTTGCTCGAACGGTATCGACTGGAG
This window harbors:
- the Rgn gene encoding Regucalcin; the protein is MPAPLFTAEIALPAQTTLGEGICWDPRTQLVHWVDIDESDIHSYDPVTKLHGVAHYPETKFIGTISPRGEAGPGLVAAFDTRVVIVNPPPPSTAGLASRVDDKAVAELAAPLQPDLVAKGLVRFNDGASDPRGRFVVGSCAVDEQGNVGELWSIAPDGTQKKILDGIGCSNGIDWSLDSKLMYYIDSNIPEIHVFDYDVDTGLISNRRVFATAPPDAGDGAPTKGVFDGLVVDGVGNVWSARWADSRVVAYSPDGELLLHIRTPGAKSPTIPAFGGKDLTTVYVATASANLAGEGEIQAQWPASGDVFKIEAGEGTPLGAALGKAWKGRVRHAFGG